One genomic region from Kineobactrum salinum encodes:
- the pspF gene encoding phage shock protein operon transcriptional activator, translating into MKTGESIIGESAALAQALEQVSRLAAINRPVLIFGARGTGKELVAERLHFLSPRWDAPLVKVNCAALAEPLLESELFGHEPGAFTGASRLRQGRFERADGGTLFLDELGSMSLRLQEKLLRLAEYGEFERLGGQQTLQADVRVVAATNSDLRAQVAAGEFRADLLDRLSFDVIHLPALAQRPEDIPELARHFAIQMCQELGWELFPGFAEEALATLQAHSWPGNIRELKNAVERSLHRWEDPDTAVASIVLDPFRSPYPEPVASETAAADSQPDSSEVPPVAVFAATDFSTRMREIERDLLLRALAANEHNQRRTARALKLSYDQLRGLVRKHGLGRPRHRQAH; encoded by the coding sequence ATGAAAACAGGCGAAAGCATAATCGGAGAGTCCGCCGCGCTGGCCCAGGCGCTGGAGCAGGTTTCCCGGCTGGCCGCCATCAACCGGCCGGTGCTGATCTTCGGTGCCCGCGGTACCGGCAAGGAATTGGTGGCAGAGCGTTTGCATTTCCTGTCGCCACGCTGGGATGCGCCGCTGGTGAAAGTGAATTGCGCCGCCCTGGCCGAACCGCTGCTGGAGTCGGAACTGTTTGGCCATGAACCCGGCGCATTTACCGGCGCCAGCCGGCTGCGTCAGGGCCGCTTTGAGCGGGCCGACGGCGGTACGCTGTTTCTGGATGAACTCGGGAGCATGTCCCTGCGGCTACAGGAAAAGCTGCTGCGCCTGGCCGAGTACGGGGAATTCGAGCGCCTGGGCGGGCAGCAGACGCTGCAGGCGGATGTGCGGGTGGTCGCCGCCACCAACAGCGATCTGCGTGCCCAGGTGGCCGCCGGCGAGTTCCGGGCAGATCTGCTGGATCGTCTCAGTTTCGATGTAATCCATCTCCCCGCGCTGGCCCAGCGGCCCGAGGATATACCCGAACTGGCCCGGCACTTCGCCATTCAGATGTGCCAGGAACTGGGCTGGGAACTGTTTCCCGGGTTTGCCGAAGAGGCACTGGCAACGCTGCAGGCACACAGCTGGCCCGGCAATATCCGGGAGCTGAAAAATGCCGTGGAGCGCTCGCTGCATCGCTGGGAAGACCCCGATACGGCGGTTGCCAGCATCGTGCTCGACCCGTTCCGCTCGCCCTACCCCGAGCCCGTTGCCAGCGAAACGGCAGCTGCTGACAGTCAACCCGACAGCAGCGAAGTGCCACCGGTTGCAGTTTTTGCGGCCACGGACTTCAGCACCCGGATGCGGGAAATCGAGCGGGATTTACTGCTGCGGGCACTGGCCGCCAACGAGCATAACCAGCGCCGCACCGCGCGAGCGCTCAAGCTCAGCTATGACCAGCTGCGCGGGCTGGTGCGCAAGCATGGGCTGGGCCGGCCGCGTCACCGGCAAGCGCATTGA
- the fghA gene encoding S-formylglutathione hydrolase: MEIITENRCFEGRQLRFRHRAETLDCDMHGAIYLPPQAAREPVPLLYWLSGLTCTDENFVQKAGAQRYAAEHGVAIVAPDTSPRGDDVPDDPEGSWDLGLGAGFYLNASQDPWQRHYRMYDYITDELPELLPEAFPVDPERSSIFGHSMGGHGALVIALHNPARYASVSAFAPIVAPTRCPWGEKAFSHYLGPDREAWKAYDSCELIAAGAPQLPMLIDQGEADNFLESQLKTELLEQACQENSYEATIRRHPGYDHSYYFIASFVGSHIGFHARALEQAAG; this comes from the coding sequence CTGGAAATCATTACGGAAAATCGTTGTTTCGAAGGGCGTCAACTGCGCTTCAGACATCGGGCGGAAACGCTCGATTGCGACATGCACGGTGCGATCTACCTGCCACCGCAGGCAGCGCGGGAACCGGTCCCGTTGCTGTATTGGCTGTCGGGCCTGACCTGCACCGACGAAAACTTCGTCCAGAAGGCGGGCGCCCAGCGCTACGCGGCCGAGCACGGGGTTGCCATCGTGGCCCCGGATACCAGCCCCCGCGGCGATGATGTTCCCGATGATCCCGAGGGCAGCTGGGATCTCGGCCTCGGTGCCGGCTTCTATCTCAACGCCAGCCAGGATCCCTGGCAGCGACATTATCGCATGTATGACTACATCACCGACGAGTTGCCGGAACTGCTGCCGGAAGCATTTCCGGTGGACCCCGAACGCAGCTCGATATTCGGTCATTCAATGGGCGGCCACGGCGCTCTGGTGATCGCTCTGCACAATCCCGCGCGCTACGCCTCGGTATCGGCGTTTGCACCGATCGTGGCGCCCACGCGCTGTCCCTGGGGGGAAAAGGCCTTCAGCCATTACCTGGGCCCCGACCGGGAGGCGTGGAAAGCCTATGACAGTTGTGAACTGATCGCCGCGGGCGCACCGCAACTGCCCATGCTGATCGACCAGGGCGAAGCCGATAATTTTCTGGAATCGCAACTGAAAACAGAGCTGCTGGAACAGGCCTGCCAGGAAAACAGCTATGAAGCCACGATTCGGCGCCACCCGGGCTATGACCACAGCTATTATTTCATCGCCAGCTTCGTGGGCAGCCATATCGGTTTTCATGCGCGGGCGCTGGAACAGGCGGCTGGCTGA
- a CDS encoding aminotransferase class III-fold pyridoxal phosphate-dependent enzyme: MALADQLSDMVPMTDARVFLGSSGSDANDTLVKLIRYYFNVTGRPEKHKIISRERAYHGVTIAAASLTGLVPIHTHFSLPFEALGILRTGAPHFYRDGLAGETEEEFASRRARELEELILAEGPETIAAFIAEPVSGAGGVIVPPAGYFAKIQAVLKKYDILMWDDEVICGFGRTGADFGATSLGIQPQLMTLAKALSSAYMPVSAALVTEDMYQALVEPSAEVGIFGHGYTYGGHPVACAVASKVLEIYQRDRLFERARVMGEYLQRKLQGFVDHPLVGEVRGMGMIAALELVANKQTRQPFADNSVGGFCQQRCQEHGLIVRALGGNSVALCPPLIISEAQVDELVEKLGRALEDTLAHVTARQLLVA, from the coding sequence ATGGCGCTGGCGGACCAGCTCTCCGATATGGTGCCAATGACCGACGCCCGGGTGTTTCTGGGCAGCTCGGGTTCGGACGCCAACGATACCCTGGTGAAATTGATCCGCTACTATTTCAACGTTACCGGCAGGCCCGAAAAGCACAAGATCATCTCCCGCGAGCGGGCCTATCACGGGGTGACGATAGCCGCCGCCTCACTCACCGGGCTGGTACCCATCCACACCCACTTCAGCCTGCCCTTCGAGGCGCTGGGCATCCTGCGTACCGGTGCCCCGCACTTCTACCGCGATGGTCTGGCGGGGGAGACCGAGGAGGAGTTTGCCAGCCGCCGCGCCCGGGAACTGGAGGAGCTGATCCTGGCCGAGGGCCCGGAAACCATCGCTGCCTTCATTGCCGAGCCGGTGAGTGGCGCCGGCGGTGTGATCGTGCCACCGGCGGGCTATTTTGCCAAGATCCAGGCGGTGCTGAAGAAGTACGACATCCTGATGTGGGACGATGAAGTTATCTGCGGCTTTGGCCGGACCGGCGCCGATTTTGGCGCCACCAGTCTCGGCATCCAGCCGCAGCTGATGACGCTGGCCAAGGCGCTGTCCTCGGCCTATATGCCGGTCAGCGCGGCGCTGGTCACCGAGGACATGTACCAGGCGCTGGTGGAGCCCAGCGCCGAGGTGGGAATCTTTGGCCACGGCTATACCTATGGCGGTCATCCGGTGGCCTGCGCGGTGGCTTCCAAAGTGCTGGAGATCTACCAGCGTGACCGGTTGTTCGAGCGGGCCCGGGTGATGGGCGAGTACCTGCAGCGCAAGCTACAGGGCTTCGTTGACCATCCGTTGGTGGGGGAAGTGCGCGGCATGGGCATGATTGCCGCGCTGGAACTGGTGGCCAACAAGCAGACCCGCCAACCCTTTGCCGACAACTCGGTCGGCGGTTTCTGCCAGCAGCGCTGCCAGGAACACGGACTGATCGTGCGCGCGCTGGGTGGCAACAGCGTCGCGCTGTGTCCCCCACTGATCATCAGCGAGGCGCAGGTGGATGAACTGGTGGAGAAACTGGGCCGCGCGCTGGAAGATACCCTGGCTCACGTCACCGCCCGGCAACTGCTGGTGGCCTGA
- a CDS encoding PAS domain S-box protein, producing MALDLDPAMLFENHPDAMWIYDLDSLRFLAVNDAAIQRYGYSRDEFLAMTVRDIRPQEDVPRLLENIKLVSPGLDQAGTWRHRLKSGELIFVDISSHLLEYQGRQAELVSARDLTRQRELERERRRLLEREQQLRRTAEASAQHFQGLFESVPGNFLVLSPLDFMIVAVSDAYLASTMTRREDLKGRLLRDVLPVNPADPQADGPRKLLASLEQVKTSGVTDIMAVQRHPVQRPDHRAAAMRSATGVRSIPRCGDPRASWSTSFIALRT from the coding sequence ATGGCGCTTGATCTGGATCCAGCCATGTTGTTCGAGAACCATCCGGATGCCATGTGGATCTACGACCTCGATTCCCTGCGCTTTCTCGCCGTCAATGATGCCGCCATCCAGCGCTACGGCTATTCCCGGGACGAGTTCCTGGCAATGACGGTGCGGGATATCCGCCCGCAGGAAGATGTCCCTCGGTTGCTGGAAAATATCAAACTGGTATCACCAGGGCTTGATCAGGCGGGTACCTGGCGCCATCGGCTGAAATCCGGCGAGCTCATTTTTGTCGATATCAGCAGCCATCTGCTTGAGTACCAGGGGCGTCAGGCCGAGCTGGTATCCGCCCGGGATCTGACCCGCCAGCGGGAGCTGGAACGGGAGCGGCGGCGCCTGCTGGAGCGCGAGCAGCAGCTGCGCCGGACTGCGGAAGCGTCGGCCCAACATTTTCAGGGACTGTTCGAGTCGGTGCCGGGCAATTTTCTGGTACTCAGTCCGCTCGACTTCATGATCGTGGCGGTCAGTGACGCTTATCTTGCGAGCACGATGACGCGGCGCGAAGACCTCAAGGGGCGCCTGTTGCGGGACGTGCTTCCCGTCAACCCGGCCGATCCGCAAGCCGATGGCCCGCGCAAGCTGCTGGCATCGCTGGAACAGGTCAAGACCAGCGGGGTGACGGATATCATGGCGGTGCAGCGCCACCCGGTCCAGCGTCCCGACCACCGGGCGGCGGCTATGAGGAGCGCTACTGGAGTTCGGTCAATACCCCGGTGCGGGGACCCGAGGGCGAGCTGGTCTACATCATTCATCGCACTGAGGACGTGA
- a CDS encoding PAS domain-containing protein, protein MRGPEGELVYIIHRTEDVTDFVVGEGRSAASMRALRDIEQRDALLELDILLRSRELKAANNRLLEQEANLRTAQRLLGLGLWKRNIDTGEWSWSDDIYRMYGISKSDYNSTNEAYRALVHPDDRETMLASMKAYNACPGPHFEFQHRIIRPDGKVVHLRGIGEYTETGDGRILTGVLQDVTAEIEAAARLDGVTRLQRLAGRAAHLGGWRADLDTDTVQWTEETALIHEMPGRYLHTVDAAIAYYEPVYRGRLREQLARCVERGEAFDNVMQLTTANGNRRWVHIIGEAEYDHGRALPVPCAAPCRTLPNWCRRGNSPRRCRSGCTRPWTA, encoded by the coding sequence GTGCGGGGACCCGAGGGCGAGCTGGTCTACATCATTCATCGCACTGAGGACGTGACCGACTTTGTAGTCGGCGAGGGCAGGAGCGCCGCCAGCATGCGGGCGCTGCGGGATATCGAACAGCGGGACGCCTTGCTGGAGCTTGATATTCTGCTGCGTTCCCGCGAACTGAAGGCCGCCAACAACCGTTTGTTGGAGCAGGAGGCCAACCTGCGGACGGCGCAACGTTTGCTGGGCCTGGGGCTGTGGAAACGAAACATAGATACAGGCGAGTGGAGCTGGTCCGACGATATTTACCGGATGTACGGTATTTCCAAGTCTGATTATAACAGCACCAACGAGGCCTACCGGGCGCTTGTTCACCCTGACGACCGGGAGACCATGTTGGCGAGCATGAAAGCCTACAATGCCTGCCCCGGCCCCCATTTTGAATTCCAGCACCGCATCATCCGGCCCGACGGCAAGGTGGTCCATCTGCGGGGAATCGGCGAGTATACTGAAACCGGTGATGGCCGTATCCTGACCGGTGTTCTGCAGGATGTAACTGCTGAAATCGAGGCGGCCGCCCGGTTGGACGGAGTCACCCGTCTGCAGCGGTTGGCAGGTCGCGCGGCTCATCTGGGTGGCTGGCGCGCGGACCTGGACACCGATACGGTGCAGTGGACCGAGGAAACAGCGCTGATCCACGAAATGCCAGGCAGGTACCTGCACACCGTGGACGCTGCCATCGCTTACTATGAACCAGTGTACCGGGGACGTTTGCGTGAGCAGCTGGCTCGCTGCGTGGAACGGGGAGAGGCTTTCGACAATGTAATGCAGCTGACCACCGCGAACGGGAACCGGCGCTGGGTACATATTATAGGCGAGGCTGAGTACGACCATGGGCGGGCACTGCCAGTGCCGTGCGCGGCGCCTTGCAGGACATTACCGAACTGGTGCAGGCGCGGGAACAGTCCGAGGCGCTGTCGCAGCGGCTGCACCAGACCCTGGACAGCATGA
- a CDS encoding ATP-binding protein, protein MFPETRSPDIRGKFERALASGNSASFTFYFAALEAWFLANFYPGPEGLAIYFRDVSRERDREQQLQERMKELHCLYLVSSLSADQHRPIEKVLEDIVAVVPAALVHSDLAMARICHDETEFLSDGWSEPELATRVAIFQGNQEKGWVEIAYPATVEPAPGEGSPFLPEEREMLNVIAIHVSQMLANREASQRLAQSERLSAIGQLTGGVAHDFNNLLTVILGNAELLKEQLTDRQPLQALAEITATAAARGAELTNRLLAFSRRQALEPQVVDVNRLIADMEGMLRRALMEDIDFELVRAGGLWLTEVDPGQLESALLNLAINARDAMPGGGHLTVETANAMLDDAYADEHHEVKSGQYVLVSVSDTGTGMPGEIVSRAFEPFFTTKSLGKGSGLGLSMVYGFVKQSGGHAKIYSEPGEGTTVKLYFPRHDGGSESLPDPEPATTVTGGREHVLVVEDNDLVRQYVISLLQGLGYRVTSAGSGPEAVHILQESADIDLLFTDVVMPGGMNGRELADTAYQLHPGIRVLFTSGYTENAIVHHGRLDRGVQLLSKPYRRQELATKLRKVLDEAE, encoded by the coding sequence GTGTTTCCCGAGACCCGTTCGCCCGATATTCGTGGGAAATTTGAACGCGCCCTGGCCAGCGGCAACAGTGCAAGCTTCACGTTTTATTTTGCCGCGCTGGAGGCCTGGTTCCTGGCCAATTTCTATCCGGGGCCGGAAGGGCTGGCGATCTACTTCCGCGATGTGTCCAGGGAACGGGACCGGGAACAGCAATTGCAGGAACGGATGAAGGAACTGCACTGCCTCTATCTGGTATCCTCCCTGAGTGCCGACCAGCATCGCCCCATTGAGAAAGTGCTGGAAGACATTGTCGCGGTGGTGCCCGCGGCCCTGGTTCACAGCGACTTGGCGATGGCGCGTATCTGTCATGATGAAACAGAGTTTCTCAGTGACGGTTGGTCTGAGCCCGAGCTGGCGACACGGGTCGCCATTTTCCAGGGCAATCAGGAGAAAGGCTGGGTTGAAATCGCTTATCCCGCAACCGTCGAGCCGGCGCCGGGCGAGGGTTCACCGTTTCTGCCGGAAGAGCGGGAAATGCTCAACGTCATCGCGATTCATGTCAGCCAGATGCTGGCCAACCGCGAGGCGTCCCAGCGCCTGGCACAGTCTGAAAGACTCAGCGCGATCGGTCAATTGACCGGCGGTGTGGCACATGATTTCAACAATCTGCTGACAGTCATTCTCGGCAATGCGGAACTGCTCAAGGAGCAGCTCACGGACCGCCAGCCACTGCAGGCACTGGCAGAGATAACTGCGACTGCGGCTGCCCGTGGTGCGGAGCTGACCAATCGCCTGCTGGCCTTCTCCCGGCGCCAGGCACTGGAGCCGCAGGTGGTGGACGTCAATCGTCTGATTGCGGACATGGAGGGCATGCTGCGGCGAGCGCTGATGGAGGACATCGATTTCGAACTGGTGCGGGCCGGCGGCCTCTGGCTCACCGAAGTCGATCCCGGCCAACTGGAGTCCGCCCTGCTCAACCTGGCAATCAATGCCCGCGACGCCATGCCGGGTGGTGGCCACCTGACCGTGGAAACCGCCAATGCCATGCTGGATGACGCCTACGCGGACGAACACCATGAGGTCAAGAGCGGGCAGTATGTGCTGGTGTCGGTTTCCGATACTGGCACAGGCATGCCCGGAGAGATAGTGAGCCGCGCGTTTGAGCCGTTTTTTACCACCAAGTCATTGGGCAAGGGCAGTGGCCTGGGCCTCAGCATGGTGTACGGTTTCGTCAAACAGTCGGGCGGCCATGCCAAGATTTATTCCGAGCCGGGTGAGGGCACGACGGTAAAGCTGTATTTTCCCCGGCACGATGGCGGCAGTGAGTCGCTTCCCGACCCGGAGCCGGCAACTACCGTGACCGGTGGCCGGGAACATGTGCTGGTGGTGGAGGACAATGACCTGGTGCGCCAGTACGTGATCAGTCTGCTGCAGGGGCTGGGCTACCGGGTCACCAGTGCCGGTTCGGGCCCCGAGGCCGTCCACATCCTGCAGGAATCAGCCGATATCGATCTGTTGTTTACCGATGTGGTGATGCCGGGCGGCATGAACGGCAGGGAGCTGGCGGATACTGCATACCAGTTGCATCCCGGTATCCGGGTCCTGTTTACTTCCGGTTATACAGAAAATGCCATCGTCCATCACGGTCGGCTGGACCGGGGTGTGCAGTTGCTCAGCAAGCCCTACCGTCGCCAGGAGCTGGCGACCAAACTGCGCAAGGTACTGGACGAGGCGGAGTAG
- a CDS encoding PspC domain-containing protein, translated as MSRTRYHDRHYRRDGNRSFWHQFRGFRQRRAAGWGMNLYRNTPDGKIAGVSAGLADHFDVAHWVVRLLWVAAFLFTGTLALWAYVGAWILLSPRPRRYSDLDGELPPDDPEPGPEVEMEYDERHHHYRPRKVFRYSEPGSVRLRRARERLDAALQRVETMESYVTSRQYELNKEISRL; from the coding sequence ATGAGCAGAACCCGGTACCATGATCGTCACTACCGCCGCGATGGCAACCGCAGTTTCTGGCATCAGTTTCGCGGCTTCCGCCAGCGCCGGGCCGCCGGTTGGGGCATGAACCTCTACCGCAATACCCCGGATGGCAAGATCGCTGGCGTCAGTGCCGGCCTGGCAGATCATTTCGACGTCGCCCATTGGGTAGTGCGCCTGTTGTGGGTGGCGGCCTTCCTGTTTACCGGCACCCTGGCGCTGTGGGCGTATGTCGGTGCCTGGATATTGCTGTCGCCACGGCCCCGCCGCTACAGCGACCTGGATGGCGAGCTGCCGCCGGACGATCCCGAGCCGGGGCCGGAGGTGGAGATGGAATATGATGAGCGCCATCACCACTACCGTCCGCGCAAGGTGTTTCGCTACAGCGAGCCCGGCAGTGTGCGCCTGCGCCGGGCCCGCGAGCGGCTCGATGCAGCGCTGCAGCGGGTAGAGACGATGGAATCCTATGTCACTTCGCGCCAGTATGAATTGAACAAGGAGATCTCCAGGCTCTGA
- the pspA gene encoding phage shock protein PspA has translation MGIFSRMTDIINSNINSLLDQAEDPQKMIRLIIQEMEDTLVEVRSSSAKVLADRKAAARRLEQVQEDAASWERKARLALGKGREDLARAALQEKQAIEDEVEAVAQELKATDEHIAQLAHEIAQLQQKLGDAKARQQAMLMRSQTVESRIKVKRQVQREALDSAFQRFEHFERRMDNLESQLESMDIGREVPPDLAAEIDALQEDERISEELQRLKRELGEKGENSQNSGGLA, from the coding sequence ATGGGTATATTTTCGCGGATGACAGACATCATCAATTCCAATATCAATTCGCTGCTGGACCAGGCCGAGGACCCCCAGAAGATGATCCGGCTGATTATCCAGGAAATGGAAGATACCCTGGTGGAGGTCCGCAGTTCCTCCGCCAAGGTGCTGGCAGACCGCAAGGCGGCCGCGCGCCGGCTGGAGCAGGTGCAGGAGGATGCTGCCAGCTGGGAGCGCAAGGCGAGGCTGGCACTGGGCAAGGGACGGGAAGATCTGGCCCGGGCCGCGCTGCAGGAGAAGCAGGCGATCGAGGACGAAGTGGAGGCGGTGGCGCAGGAGCTCAAGGCCACCGACGAGCATATCGCCCAACTGGCTCACGAAATCGCTCAGCTGCAGCAGAAACTGGGGGATGCCAAGGCGCGCCAGCAGGCCATGCTGATGCGCAGCCAGACGGTGGAATCGCGGATCAAGGTCAAGCGGCAGGTGCAGCGGGAGGCCCTGGACTCGGCATTCCAGCGCTTTGAGCATTTCGAGCGGCGGATGGACAACCTGGAAAGCCAGCTGGAATCCATGGATATCGGCCGCGAAGTGCCACCGGACCTGGCGGCGGAGATCGACGCGTTGCAGGAGGACGAGCGCATTTCCGAGGAATTGCAGCGGCTCAAGCGTGAACTGGGTGAAAAGGGCGAGAACTCGCAAAACTCCGGCGGCTTGGCCTAG
- a CDS encoding aminotransferase class III-fold pyridoxal phosphate-dependent enzyme codes for MTHMIYPTTNLTATEQLVIERGEGVYVYDNQGRQYLEGLSGLWCTALGYGNEEIVETAARQMRTLAYSHLFGGKTHPPRWRWRTSSPIWCQ; via the coding sequence ATGACCCATATGATTTACCCTACCACCAACCTGACGGCCACCGAACAACTGGTGATCGAGCGCGGCGAAGGTGTTTATGTGTATGACAACCAGGGGCGCCAGTATCTGGAGGGCTTGAGTGGTTTGTGGTGTACCGCGCTGGGCTACGGCAACGAGGAGATCGTGGAGACCGCCGCCCGGCAGATGCGGACCCTGGCCTATTCCCACCTGTTCGGCGGCAAGACCCACCCGCCGCGATGGCGCTGGCGGACCAGCTCTCCGATATGGTGCCAATGA
- the ppk1 gene encoding polyphosphate kinase 1 has protein sequence MPNLLKKRLADLDENLFIPRELSWLSFNARVLQEAADDTVPVIERLRYLGIFSNNMDEFFRVRVAEVRRLILVSEGTSKQQAKELQAAILKRVVELQKQFEKTYTAVLRDLRGRHIYMINERQLDPGQAAFVQSYFTRTVLPELEPILLRDGHPIPALNDESIYLALDIRSGDSYNYAVVEVPTDRLERFVQVPRRKGKSGKVFIALDNVMRACLPQMFRGVFHIDEAAAYCFKFSRDAELEIDPGITESLIDKMESSLKQRRKAEAVRFVYDSAMPQRLLDYLCHRFGFGKYDSLIAGGRYHNSKDFMSFPNVGPKYLEFKPLPPIRLPRLDEPGSLFDNIKEQDVFLCYPYHPFDYIVDLLKTAALDPEVSAIKICLYRVARISRVIDALVNAVQNGKRVLAVVELAARFDEAANISWAQRLTESGIDVIFGIPGLKVHSKLLLIERREDQSLRFYSHIGTGNFNERTALRYTDFTLLTYDQNIGRDIYDVFDFLQFTYKRPRYRTLLVSPHSTRPGLMQLVEQEISNARAGYRAELTLKCNNLVDNQLVMKLYEASDAGVHVKLIIRGMCSLLPGVKGISENIEAISIVDRYLEHPRAYVFYNRGHPRYLIGSADLMTRNLDYRVEVLCPINDPVAQQTLQHVLDQQWHDNVKARIIDQHQINGFVPRRNKAARIRSQESIHRYLATGKLPRYAKSDMVSTAPQRRRKRR, from the coding sequence ATGCCAAATCTGCTGAAGAAGCGCCTGGCCGATCTCGACGAAAACCTGTTTATTCCGCGGGAGCTGAGCTGGCTGTCGTTCAATGCCCGCGTTCTGCAGGAGGCGGCGGACGACACTGTGCCGGTGATTGAGCGTCTGCGCTACCTGGGGATTTTTTCCAATAACATGGACGAGTTCTTCCGGGTCAGGGTGGCGGAGGTGCGGCGTCTGATCCTGGTATCGGAGGGCACGTCCAAACAGCAGGCCAAGGAGTTGCAGGCAGCGATCCTCAAGCGCGTGGTGGAGCTGCAGAAACAGTTTGAAAAAACCTACACTGCCGTGCTGCGCGATCTGCGCGGCCGCCATATCTACATGATCAACGAACGCCAGCTGGATCCGGGACAGGCCGCGTTTGTACAGTCCTATTTTACCCGCACGGTGCTGCCTGAGCTGGAGCCCATCCTGCTGCGGGATGGCCATCCGATACCGGCACTGAATGATGAGTCGATCTATCTGGCGCTGGATATTCGTTCCGGCGACAGCTACAACTATGCGGTAGTGGAGGTGCCCACCGACCGGCTGGAGCGATTCGTGCAAGTCCCGCGCCGCAAGGGCAAAAGCGGCAAGGTGTTCATCGCGCTGGACAATGTGATGCGCGCCTGCCTGCCGCAGATGTTTCGCGGTGTCTTCCATATCGACGAAGCCGCGGCCTATTGCTTCAAGTTTTCCCGCGATGCAGAGCTGGAGATCGACCCGGGGATCACCGAGAGTCTGATTGACAAGATGGAGAGCAGCCTCAAACAGCGGCGCAAGGCCGAGGCAGTGCGTTTCGTCTACGACAGCGCAATGCCCCAGCGCCTGCTCGACTATCTCTGTCACCGCTTCGGCTTTGGCAAATACGACAGCCTGATCGCCGGCGGCCGCTATCACAATTCCAAGGACTTCATGTCCTTCCCCAACGTGGGTCCGAAATACCTCGAGTTCAAGCCTTTGCCACCGATCCGGCTGCCGCGGCTGGATGAGCCCGGCAGTCTGTTTGACAATATCAAGGAGCAGGACGTATTTCTGTGCTATCCCTATCATCCCTTCGACTACATCGTCGATCTGCTGAAGACCGCGGCGCTGGACCCCGAGGTCTCGGCCATCAAGATCTGCCTGTACCGCGTCGCCAGGATCTCCCGCGTGATCGATGCGCTGGTCAATGCGGTGCAAAACGGCAAGCGGGTGCTGGCGGTGGTGGAGCTGGCGGCACGCTTTGACGAGGCTGCGAACATCAGCTGGGCCCAGCGCCTGACCGAGAGCGGTATCGATGTGATTTTCGGTATCCCCGGCCTCAAGGTGCACAGCAAGCTGTTGTTGATCGAGCGGCGCGAGGACCAGTCGCTGCGTTTTTACAGCCATATCGGGACCGGCAACTTCAACGAGAGAACCGCGCTGCGGTACACGGATTTTACGCTGCTGACCTACGACCAGAACATTGGCCGTGATATCTACGATGTGTTCGACTTCCTGCAGTTCACTTACAAACGGCCACGCTACCGCACCCTGCTGGTGTCGCCCCACAGTACCCGGCCGGGGCTGATGCAGTTGGTCGAACAGGAAATCAGCAATGCCCGGGCCGGCTACCGCGCGGAGCTGACGCTCAAGTGCAACAATCTGGTGGACAACCAGCTGGTCATGAAACTGTACGAGGCATCGGATGCGGGGGTCCATGTCAAGCTGATCATTCGCGGCATGTGTTCGTTGCTGCCCGGAGTCAAGGGGATTTCGGAGAACATCGAGGCGATCAGTATCGTCGACCGCTACCTGGAGCATCCGCGTGCCTACGTATTCTATAATCGTGGCCACCCACGCTACCTGATCGGCTCCGCCGACCTGATGACCCGTAATCTGGACTATCGGGTCGAGGTGCTGTGCCCGATCAATGATCCGGTCGCCCAGCAAACCCTGCAGCACGTTCTCGACCAGCAGTGGCACGATAACGTCAAGGCCCGCATCATCGACCAGCACCAGATCAACGGATTTGTGCCGCGGCGCAATAAAGCCGCGCGCATCCGCTCCCAGGAATCCATCCACCGCTACCTGGCCACAGGCAAGCTGCCGCGCTATGCCAAGTCCGACATGGTCAGTACCGCTCCTCAGCGCCGGCGCAAGCGGCGCTGA
- the pspB gene encoding envelope stress response membrane protein PspB, whose protein sequence is MQFWQFMFVPTILFLVIVAPIWITMHYRSVNRSSRSLNTEDRQTIEHMLATVDKLVERIGVLETILDADHPDWRYQVDHREQHRE, encoded by the coding sequence ATGCAATTCTGGCAATTCATGTTTGTGCCGACGATCCTGTTTCTGGTGATCGTCGCGCCAATCTGGATCACTATGCACTACCGCAGTGTCAACCGGTCCTCCCGCAGCCTGAACACGGAAGACCGGCAAACCATCGAGCATATGCTGGCCACCGTCGACAAACTGGTGGAAAGGATAGGGGTACTGGAGACCATTCTCGATGCCGACCACCCCGACTGGCGCTACCAGGTCGATCACCGCGAACAGCACAGGGAGTAG